In Papaver somniferum cultivar HN1 chromosome 1, ASM357369v1, whole genome shotgun sequence, a genomic segment contains:
- the LOC113322762 gene encoding uncharacterized protein LOC113322762, translating into MASSSSSLGIRCGGSILKSSIESSSSSSCTCLHFQNHHHLKFNQQKQKRITLQGCSILNNHHHRNRRGSVVSNCSASTTTAAYLDTVFGTEMKKKKEKNQQIQDNAVSAVVREIKVGVYGDEEEEDEEKKVPSSPISADKLDQWMTFSVPEIVKNIGEAPLLVHIYSSISKGVGGISSIRSSNSTSTTAAEPVLEKTKADADSWNGVTKRWEEGSPVPDGIILVEQLKAEENDGGEDENDEVIASDMSGNSTKTWGVVIQGKGVESASSCYILKTCRVGSSLGFCTHFCLARAKCFGESADLQLKYSWLLGH; encoded by the exons atggcttcttcttcttcttctttgggaatCAGATGTGGTGGCTCGATTCTGAAATCATCTATTgaatcatcatcgtcttcatcttgtACTTGTCTTCATtttcagaatcatcatcatctcaAATTCAATCAGCAGAAGCAGAAGAGAATCACTCTACAAGGATGTTCGATTTTGAATAATCATCATCACAGAAACAGAAGAGGATCAGTAGTGAGTAATTGCTCTGCATCTACAACAACAGCAGCTTACTTGGATACAGTTTTTGGGacagaaatgaagaagaagaaggagaagaatcaaCAGATACAGGATAATGCAGTTTCAGCAGTTGTCAGAGAAATCAAGGTCGGAGTgtatggagatgaggaggaggaggatgaagaGAAGAAGGTACCTTCTTCTCCCATCTCTGCTGACAAGCTTGATCAATGGATGACATTTTCAGTTCCTGAG ATTGTGAAGAACATAGGCGAGGCGCCGCTACTGGTGCACATTTACTCATCAATAAGTAAAGGAGTTGGGGGAATTTCATCAATTAGATCTTCTAATTCTACATCTACTACTGCTGCGGAACCAGTGCTCGAGAAAACGAAAGCTGACGCGGATAGTTGGAATGGTGTTACAAAGAGATGGGAGGAAGGGAGTCCTGTACCTGATGGAATCATACTGGTTGAACAGCTAAAGGCGGAGGAGAATGACGGTGGCGAGGACGAAAATGATGAGGTTATTGCCTCGGATATGAGTGGTAACAGCACAAAGACATGGGGGGTGGTAATCCAAGGGAAAGGAGTTGAATCTGCATCATCTTGTTATATTCTGAAAACATGTAGAGTTGGGTCATCACTTGGGTTCTGCACTCACTTCTGCTTGGCTAGAGCTAAGTGTTTTGGGGAAAGCGCAGATTTGCAGCTCAAGTACTCATGGCTACTTGGTCACTGA